Proteins from a single region of Theobroma cacao cultivar B97-61/B2 chromosome 10, Criollo_cocoa_genome_V2, whole genome shotgun sequence:
- the LOC18587528 gene encoding autophagy-related protein 18c, protein MTSTLSTSPSFLPTPSIEPPQPPFSGGGDPSSFTHHDLPDIDQTELLSVSWNQDYGCFAAGTSRGFRIYNCEPFKETFRRDLKSGGFKIVEMLFRCNILALVGGGSNSQYPSNKVIIWDDHQSRCIGEFAFRSDVRAVKLRRDRIVVVLEHKIYVYSFMDLKLLHQIETLANPRGLCCLSHHSNTSVLACPGLHRGQVRVEHFGLNMMKLINAHDSHIACLTLTLDGLLLATASTRGTLVRIFNTMDGTRLQEVRRGVDRADIYSIALSPNVQWLAVSSDKGTVHIFNLRVRVFGEDSSCQPSSVQGPAIFHQNSSTSLDSLISPSTGANPGSSLSFMRGVLPKYFSSEWSFAQFHLPEDTQFIAAFGSQNTVIVVGMDASFYRCSFDPVHGGEMMQQEYVRFLKTDSRPR, encoded by the exons ATGACTTCAACGCTCTCCACATCTCCATCTTTCCTTCCAACGCCTTCCATTGAACCTCCTCAACCCCCCTTTTCTGGCGGAGGTGATCCTTCCTCCTTTACCCACCACGATTTGCCTGACATTGACCAGACAGAGTTACTTTCTGTGTCATGGAACCAGGATTATGGCTGCTTTGCGGCTGGCACGTCCCGGGGTTTTCGAATTTATAATTGCGAACCCTTTAAGGAAACCTTTAGACGGGATCTCAAAAGCGGGGGtttcaaaattgttgaaaTGCTCTTCCGCTGCAACATTTTGGCACTTGTTGGCGGGGGCTCCAATTCCCAGTACCCTTCAAACAAAGTTATAATCTGGGATGATCATCAGAGCCGCTGCATTGGTGAATTTGCATTTAGGTCTGATGTTCGTGCTGTCAAATTGAGACGAGATCGCATTGTTGTGGTTCTGGAGCACAAGATATATGTTTACAGTTTTATGGATCTCAAGCTTCTTCATCAAATTGAGACTTTGGCCAATCCTAGGGGACTCTGTTGCCTTTCTCACCATTCCAATACATCTGTATTGGCTTGTCCTGGTCTTCATCGAGGGCAGGTTCGAGTTGAACACTTTGGTCTTAATATGATGAAACTAATTAATGCTCATGATTCTCATATTGCCTGCCTCACCTTGACGTTGGATGGTCTACTTCTTGCAACTGCTAGTACTAGGGGCACCTTGGTAAGAATATTCAACACAATGGATGGAACTCGCTTACAAGAG GTACGAAGAGGAGTAGACAGAGCAGATATTTATAGCATTGCCCTCTCACCAAATGTCCAATGGTTGGCTGTGTCGAGTGACAAGGGCactgttcatatatttaatCTTCGAGTTAGAGTTTTTGGGGAGGATTCATCTTGTCAACCATCTTCTGTCCAAGGTCCAGCAATATTTCATCAGAATTCTTCAACTTCACTTGATTCGCTTATATCTCCAAGCACTGGTGCTAATCCTGGTTCGTCATTGTCCTTTATGAGAG GGGTTTTACCGAAGTATTTTAGCTCTGAATGGTCATTTGCTCAGTTTCACTTACCTGAAGATACCCAATTTATTGCAGCATTTGGATCTCAAAACACTGTTATTGTTGTTGGCATGGATGCGAG TTTCTACAGGTGCAGTTTTGACCCTGTGCATGGAGGAGAGATGATGCAGCAAGAATATGTCCGTTTTCTGAAAACCGATAGCCGGCCTAGATAG
- the LOC18587533 gene encoding uncharacterized protein LOC18587533 isoform X2 — MVVVAAAAISGTSCIQIMMIQGGGGYPSKSMELRWISSRSRRKNLNPNPNSREFGSLKSKAPPLMMPIYISTDPSHINLQHLSELYSSCNHSGHRFPEVDPNTGIVEEAMDLDKLRLALSHSCVIVSVFCKPQHVDVTNTAKQIQNQENQKQMSKGFVGDLMESVMPVTPSDAKLVGFGRAVSDLGLTASIYDVMVSPSLQGMGIGTIIVKRIVRMLTSSDIYDIAALCSRKERFFFKACGFRDDILGSTTMMYTRTVSTSFEGDQMVTRAGRKLLLAPTLREPFASSKTSKPES, encoded by the exons ATGGTGGTAGTTGCTGCTGCTGCTATTTCCGGCACATCATGTATACAGATAATGATGATACAAGGTGGTGGTGGTTATCCATCCAAATCCATGGAATTGCGATGGATAAGTAGCAGAAGTAGAAGAAAGAACCTAAACCCAAATCCAAATTCAAGGGAGTTTGGCAGCTTAAAGTCGAAAGCTCCGCCCTTAATGATGCCAATTTACATATCAACGGACCCATCCCACATTAATCTCCAACATCTCAGTGAACTTTACAGTAGTTGCAATCACTCCGGCCATCGATTCCCTGAGGTGGACCCCAACACTGGCATAGTTGAAGAAGCCATGGACTTGGACAAGCTCCGACTTGCTCTCTCCCACAGTTGTGTGATCGTCTCAGTCTTCTGCAAACCTCAGCATGTCGATGTCACTAACACCGCCAAGCAAAtccaaaaccaagaaaacCAGAAGCAAATGAGCAAGGGTTTTGTTGGAGATTTGATGGAGAGTGTGATGCCCGTCACCCCTTCCGACGCCAAGCTTGTGGGCTTTGGCCGTGCTGTTTCTGATTTAGGATTGACTGCATCCATCTACGATGTCATG GTTAGTCCATCTTTACAAGGAATGGGAATTGGCACGATAATAGTTAAAAGGATTGTAAG AATGCTCACAAGTAGCGACATTTATGACATAGCTGCCCTTTGTTCCAGGAAGGAGAG GTTCTTCTTCAAAGCGTGTGGATTCAGAGATGACATTTTGGGCTCTACTACAATGATGTATACAAGGACAGTTTCCACTTCTTTTGAAGGTGACCAGATGGTTACACGGGCTGGTCGGAAACTCTTGTTAGCTCCAACACTCAGAGAGCCATTTGCATCTTCGAAGACAAGTAAACCAGAAAGTTGA
- the LOC18587530 gene encoding uncharacterized protein LOC18587530 — protein sequence MNPEKAMSGGGLVFQFHFQFQHSIVNGIVIGSNNQSCQTFASSNSHSKRRCPTLATTITHAFPLSGSGSGSGAEYPYASSNSHSERRCPTLATTITHAFSLPGSGSGAEYPAGELMDASRKQQKKRIAGIDQDELLDPKLLADPDSCFCEFRGVEIHHKLYDAQSYSSDNSLLSHSQDAQDQSPTPSLKLGLPLVLLHGFGASVFSWNKVMKRLAHLTGSKVLAFDRPAFGLTSRLNTFGTKISDAKPLNPYSMAFSVLATLYFIDFLAAEKAILVGHSAGSLVALDAYFEAPERIAALIFVAPAILAPLAIPKIVEGDLSERNNQTKRDRSDSNNLGKPLFKVFEILSKFTKYVTEAIMQMIKRMGGVLNSLYKKALSSILRSALGVMLVRMIIDKFGVAAVRTAWYDSKQVNEHIVDGYIKPLRAKDWDRALVEFTAAMLINGKSEMKPPLAKRLHEISCPVLIVTGDTDRIVPAWNAKRLSRAIPQSKLEVIKNCGHLPHEEKAEEFVRVVEKFLQRAFGGSEEHSLQAIT from the exons ATGAACCCAGAGAAAGCTATGAGTGGAGGAGGATTGGTGTTTCAGTTCCATTTCCAGTTTCAGCATAGTATAGTAAATGGAATTGTCATTGGCAGCAACAACCAAAGCTGTCAAACGTTTGCTTCCTCCAATTCCCATTCCAAACGCAGGTGTCCAACTCTTGCAACAACTATCACCCATGCCTTTCCTCTCTCCGGCTCCGGCTCCGGCTCCGGCGCCGAATATCCGTATGCTTCCTCCAATTCCCATTCCGAACGCAGGTGTCCAACTCTTGCAACAACTATCACCCATGCCTTTTCTCTCCCCGGCTCCGGCTCCGGCGCCGAATATCCTGCAG GAGAATTAATGGACGCCAGTAGGAAGCAGCAAAAGAAGAGAATAGCAGGCATTGATCAAGATGAATTGTTGGATCCAAAACTCCTAGCTGATCCAGACAGTTGCTTTTGTGAGTTTAGAGGGGTTGAAATCCATCACAAGCTTTATGACGCACAGTCATATTCTTCAGATAACTCCTTGCTCAGCCACAGCCAGGATGCCCAGGACCAGAGCCCAACCCCATCCTTGAAGCTCGGTCTTCCTCTGGTTCTGCTACATGGTTTTGGAGCTTCTGTTTTCTCATGGAACAAAGTTATGAAGCGCTTGGCACACCTCACAGGCTCCAAAGTGCTTGCCTTTGATAGACCAGCCTTTGGCTTGACATCAAGACTCAATACTTTTGGGACCAAAATTAGTGATGCAAAACCTCTGAATCCCTACTCCATGGCGTTTTCTGTGCTTGCTACCTTGTACTTCATTGATTTCTTGGCTGCTGAAAAGGCAATTCTGGTGGG GCATTCAGCTGGTTCTCTTGTCGCACTTGATGCATATTTTGAAGCTCCTGAACGTATTGCTGCTCTGATCTTTGTTGCCCCAGCGATATTGGCTCCACTTGCTATTCCCAAGATTGTTGAAGGAGACCTCTCTGAAAGAAATAACCAGACTAAACGAGACAGGTCAGACTCAAATAATCTAGGGAAGCCGCTGTTTAaggtttttgaaattttgtccAAGTTTACCAAGTATGTCACAGAGGCAATAATGCAAATGATAAAGAGGATGGGAGGTGTGCTCAACTCTCTGTATAAGAAAGCACTTTCTTCTATTCTTCGATCTGCCTTGGGTGTAATGCTG GTAAGGAtgataattgataaatttggTGTTGCTGCTGTAAGGACTGCATGGTACGATTCAAAACAAGTCAACGAACACATCGTAGATGGGTATATCAAG CCACTGAGAGCTAAGGATTGGGATAGGGCTCTTGTAGAATTCACAGCAGCAATGCTTATAAATGGCAAGTCCGAAATGAAGCCACCACTGGCAAAAAGACTTCACGAAATTTCCTGTCCTG TTCTGATTGTCACGGGTGACACTGATCGAATAGTTCCTGCTTGGAATGCTAAGAGACTTTCACGGGCCATCCCTCAATCTAAGCTTGAAGTAATAAAGAATTGTGGACACTTGCCCCACGAAGAaaaggctgaagagtttgTTAGAGTTGTTGAGAAGTTTCTGCAAAGAGCATTTGGTGGTTCAGAGGAGCATTCTCTACAAGCAATAACTTGA
- the LOC18587532 gene encoding uncharacterized protein LOC18587532, with translation MGKIWVEVCLISARGLRRSSSFWKLQWFAVGWIDPNNKYCTRIDASGNSNPVWKTKFAALVDDSNFQDMMLNVEVYSREPIFLRERLQGTATVALKEFLAKHSNNSSSSGAGTEKVGSYQLRKRNSNKPQGFVDISIRISEERDEPSSFPGNEGGLVLMDHRTNIALPTEGGSGHTYPAGAAQLPLAPLPRPQNQFQANTPYTHSAPHPTNYYNSSLGDPSVPSASGPSYRPPKTPPPPPPPSNVGYIPTFLPRTDHVTGTYLNMPSSAAAPGSGPRPGFAMGLGAGALAAGAVIFGDDFMSGFDVPAGLQDASLTISMDPPF, from the exons ATGGGGAAAATCTGGGTTGAGGTCTGTCTAATTTCTGCTCGAGGGCTCCGGCGTTCGTCCTCTTTTTGGAAGCTACAGTGGTTTGCGGTTGGGTGGATTGATCCCAACAACAAATATTGCACCAGGATTGATGCTTCTGGGAATTCAAATCCAGTATGGAAAACCAAGTTTGCGGCTTTGGTTGATGACTCAAATTTCCAAGATATGATGCTGAACGTTGAAGTGTACAGTAGAGAGCCCATTTTCCTCAGAGAAAGGCTTCAGGGGACTGCAACTGTTGCCTTGAAAGAATTTCTGGCCAAACATAGCAACAACTCCTCCTCTTCAGGGGCAGGAACTGAAAAAGTAGGAAGCTACCAGTTGCGCAAAAGAAATTCCAACAAACCTCAAGGATTTGTTGACATCTCTATCCGTATCTCAGAGGAGAGGGACGAGCCAAGTTCATTCCCAG GTAATGAGGGAGGGCTTGTTCTCATGGATCATAGGACTAATATTGCATTGCCTACTGAAGGTGGGTCGGGACACACCTACCCAGCAGGGGCAGCACAGCTGCCTCTAGCCCCCCTTCCACGGCCACAGAATCAATTTCAAGCTAACACTCCATACACACATTCAGCGCCACATCCTACAAACTATTACAACTCATCTCTAGGTGATCCCAGTGTTCCATCAGCTTCTGGACCCAGCTATCGTCCACCTAAGACTCCTCCACCCCCACCGCCACCCTCTAATGTTGGTTACATTCCCACTTTCCTCCCAAGAACAGATCATGTAACAGGGACGTATTTGAATATGCCATCTTCTGCGGCTGCACCTGGATCAGGGCCACGACCTGGTTTTGCAATGGGACTAGGAGCAGGAGCACTGGCGGCTGGTGCTGTGATCTTTGGTGATGATTTCATGTCGGGGTTTGATGTTCCTGCAGGCTTACAAGATGCGAGTCTGACCATATCCATGGATCCTCCTTTCTGA
- the LOC18587529 gene encoding quinone oxidoreductase-like protein 2 homolog: MEALLCRRLGDPASSAPDGNNPESSPIVVSRNHPIPDLDSPTAVRVKVKATSLNYANYLQILGKYQEKPPLPFIPGSDYAGTVDAVGPAVTKFKVGDRVCSFASLGSYATFIVQDQSHLFGVPKGCDLVAAAALPVAFGTSHVALVHRANLTSSQVLLVLGAAGGVGVAAVQIGKVCGAVVIAVARGAEKVQFLKSLGVDHVVDLSNQHVTASVKEFLKSRNLKGVDVLYDPVGGKLTKETMKLLNWGAQILVIGFASGEIPVIPANITLVKNWTVHGLYWGSYRTHRPAVLEDSIRELLSWVERGLITIHISHIYSLSEANRAFSAIKDRKAIGKVMIAFDDLGSARSKL; the protein is encoded by the exons atggaagcTTTGTTGTGCAGGAGATTGGGTGATCCAGCATCCTCTGCCCCAGACGGCAATAATCCCGAATCGTCGCCCATCGTGGTGAGCAGAAACCATCCGATCCCAGATCTGGACTCTCCAACAGCAGTGAGAGTCAAAGTGAAAGCCACCAGCTTGAACTACGCCAATTACCTGCAGATACTGGGCAAGTACCAGGAGAAGCCTCCCCTCCCTTTCATCCCAGGCTCCGATTATGCTGGCACTGTCGATGCCGTGGGCCCCGCCGTCACCAAGTTCAAGGTGGGGGACCGCGTCTGCTCCTTTGCCTCCTTAGGCTCCTACGCCACCTTCATCGTCCAGGACCAATCCCACCT gTTTGGAGTGCCGAAAGGGTGTGATCTGGTGGCAGCTGCTGCACTCCCTGTTGCCTTTGGGACCTCACATGTAGCCCTTGTTCACAGGGCTAACTTGACCTCTTCTCAG GTATTGCTGGTTCTTGGTGCCGCTGGAGGCGTTGGCGTTGCTGCTGTTCAAATTGGCAAGGTTTGCGGCGCAGTTGTCATTGCTGTTGCTAG GGGGGCTGAAAAGGTGCAGTTTTTGAAGTCCTTGGGTGTTGATCATGTGGTAGACTTGAGTAATCAGCATGTAACCGCAAGTGTCAAGGAGTTCCTCAAGTCAAGGAACCTCAAAGGGGTTGACGTTCTCTATGATCCTGTTGGTGGCAAACTTACAAAGGAGACTATGAAGCTCTTGAATTGGGGTGCTCAAATTCTTGTCATTGGATTTGCCAGTGGAGAAATCCCTGTCATCCCAGCTAATATCACTCTTGTTAAG AACTGGACTGTGCATGGGCTCTACTGGGGTAGCTACAGAACACATCGACCAGCTGTGCTTGAGGATTCCATCCGGGAGTTACTCTCCTGGGTGGAAAGGGGCTTGATCACCATTCACATTTCTCATATTTACAGCCTATCAGAG GCCAACCGTGCATTCTCCGCAATTAAAGATAGAAAAGCAATTGGGAAAGTGATGATTGCATTTGATGATCTGGGAAGTGCAAGATCAAAGCTTTAA
- the LOC18587533 gene encoding uncharacterized protein LOC18587533 isoform X1: protein MVVVAAAAISGTSCIQIMMIQGGGGYPSKSMELRWISSRSRRKNLNPNPNSREFGSLKSKAPPLMMPIYISTDPSHINLQHLSELYSSCNHSGHRFPEVDPNTGIVEEAMDLDKLRLALSHSCVIVSVFCKPQHVDVTNTAKQIQNQENQKQMSKGFVGDLMESVMPVTPSDAKLVGFGRAVSDLGLTASIYDVMVLVLVSPSLQGMGIGTIIVKRIVRMLTSSDIYDIAALCSRKERFFFKACGFRDDILGSTTMMYTRTVSTSFEGDQMVTRAGRKLLLAPTLREPFASSKTSKPES from the exons ATGGTGGTAGTTGCTGCTGCTGCTATTTCCGGCACATCATGTATACAGATAATGATGATACAAGGTGGTGGTGGTTATCCATCCAAATCCATGGAATTGCGATGGATAAGTAGCAGAAGTAGAAGAAAGAACCTAAACCCAAATCCAAATTCAAGGGAGTTTGGCAGCTTAAAGTCGAAAGCTCCGCCCTTAATGATGCCAATTTACATATCAACGGACCCATCCCACATTAATCTCCAACATCTCAGTGAACTTTACAGTAGTTGCAATCACTCCGGCCATCGATTCCCTGAGGTGGACCCCAACACTGGCATAGTTGAAGAAGCCATGGACTTGGACAAGCTCCGACTTGCTCTCTCCCACAGTTGTGTGATCGTCTCAGTCTTCTGCAAACCTCAGCATGTCGATGTCACTAACACCGCCAAGCAAAtccaaaaccaagaaaacCAGAAGCAAATGAGCAAGGGTTTTGTTGGAGATTTGATGGAGAGTGTGATGCCCGTCACCCCTTCCGACGCCAAGCTTGTGGGCTTTGGCCGTGCTGTTTCTGATTTAGGATTGACTGCATCCATCTACGATGTCATGGTACTTGTCTTG GTTAGTCCATCTTTACAAGGAATGGGAATTGGCACGATAATAGTTAAAAGGATTGTAAG AATGCTCACAAGTAGCGACATTTATGACATAGCTGCCCTTTGTTCCAGGAAGGAGAG GTTCTTCTTCAAAGCGTGTGGATTCAGAGATGACATTTTGGGCTCTACTACAATGATGTATACAAGGACAGTTTCCACTTCTTTTGAAGGTGACCAGATGGTTACACGGGCTGGTCGGAAACTCTTGTTAGCTCCAACACTCAGAGAGCCATTTGCATCTTCGAAGACAAGTAAACCAGAAAGTTGA